A single genomic interval of Pyrus communis chromosome 7, drPyrComm1.1, whole genome shotgun sequence harbors:
- the LOC137740087 gene encoding two-pore potassium channel 5, with translation MEREPFLGSQTGPQHQLLQPTPTPTVQVPDSDDFSFKISPSHSEPNLHHLQQPHHHHVHQPDPQPSSSGAPNARHQKRPGTLHRCRTAPAMAVMRDLNPHPTTQVPKPQSDSTSIIRQAVFLLLVYLSLGVVIYSFNRDKFSGVETHPVVDALYFCIVTMCTIGYGDIAPTTPLTKIFACVFVLFGFGFIDILLSGVVNFVLDLQENMILTGIQMGQTSRNHRFSARNYIVDVAKGRMRIRLKVGLALGVVVLCVGIGALVLCFVENLDWIDSVYLSVMSVTTVGYGDRAFKTLQGRLFAAVWLLFSTLAVARAFMYLAEARVDKRHRRIMNWVLHRDITVQDLLAADINNHGFISKSEYVIYKLKEMGKIGEKDILQICDQFSKLDQNHSGKITLPDLLAHRL, from the exons ATGGAAAGGGAGCCTTTTCTCGGCTCCCAAACAGGGCCCCAACACCAACTCCTCcaacccacccccacccccactgTTCAAGTCCCTGACTCTGATGATTTCTCTTTCAAAATCTCTCCCTCCCACAGCGAGCCTAATCTCCACCACCTCCAACAACCCCACCATCACCATGTCCACCAACCAGACCCGCAGCCCTCTTCGTCAGGAGCCCCGAATGCCCGCCATCAGAAGAGACCCGGCACTCTCCACCGCTGCAGGACGGCCCCCGCTATGGCCGTCATGAGAGACCTCAATCCACACCCAACAACCCAGGTCCCCAAACCACAATCCGACTCCACCTCCATCATCAGGCAAGCCGTCTTCTTGCTACTCGTCTACCTCTCCCTCGGCGTTGTAATTTACTCCTTCAACCGGGACAAATTCTCCGGTGTCGAAACCCACCCGGTCGTCGACGCTCTCTACTTCTGTATAGTCACCATGTGCACCATCGGGTACGGTGACATTGCTCCTACCACTCCCCTCACCAAGATTTTCGCCTGCGTCTTTGTGCTCTTCGGGTTTGGTTTCATCGACATTTTGCTGAGTGGGGTTGTCAATTTTGTCCTCGACTTGCAAGAAAATATGATCCTGACTGGAATTCAAATGGGTCAGACTTCCCGGAATCATCGTTTTTCCGCCAGGAACTATATCGTCGATGTGGCAAAGGGCAGGATGAGGATCCGACTCAAGGTTGGCCTGGCGCTTGGAGTGGTGGTTTTGTGCGTCGGCATTGGGGCTTTGGTCTTGTGTTTTGTGGAGAATTTGGACTGGATTGATTCTGTTTACTTGTCTGTTATGTCGGTTACAACGGTTGGTTATGGAGACAGGGCCTTCAAGACTCTCCAAGGAAGGCTCTTTGCCGCCGTGTGGCTTCTGTTTTCGACATTGGCGGTGGCTCGGGCGTTTATGTATTTAGCGGAGGCTAGGGTCGACAAGAGGCACAGGAGGATTATGAATTGGGTTTTGCATAGGGATATCACTGTCCAGGATCTGCTTGCTGCTGACATCAATAACCATGGTTTCATCAG CAAGTCAGAGTATGTTATTTACAAGCTTAAAGAGATGGGAAAGATAGGGgagaaagatatactgcaaatCTGTGATCAGTTCAGTAAGCTTGACCAGAACCACTCTGGGAAGATAACGCTGCCTGACCTGTTGGCGCATCGCTTGTAG